The sequence CGCCGCTCACGCTGAAAATCGTGACACTGGCTTTCATATCAGCTCGCATGTGATACGCTGCAGCATGCGTGTCGTTGTCAATCTGCGCATCATCCACGAAAATCATTGTGGCCGCCGCATTGAGCTGAAACGCTTCGCTGAATGCATAGCCCAGACCCGCCGAAATCCAGGTGCGGTCTGAGTCGGGAATGCGCGGTGACCGGTATGCAGGACTGGGGACTGGAGATTCATCCCAAGCCACTCCAGCGCGCAGTTTGAGTGCATCGGTTGCCTGAAAGCTGACGCCGGCGGAGAATCGCCAGACATCTTCCCAGTTTTCGGGAACCACCGAAGTCGGTGGTGTTGCCTTCTCAAACTCAATGACAAGGCTCTCAAAGCTCGACCAGGTGGTGAACTGAGCATCCGCCATGATGGCCCACTTTGCATTCAACTGATGGTGTACGCTGAGGTTGCTGATCGAGGGCAGTTCCAGATCGACCCTGCCCTTCTGGTTCGGGAAATTCGGCCCGAGTATGGAAGAAAGTGCACCCACCTCAAACGTGACATCCCCTTCCAAATCCACATTGATCGCAGATCGGTAGTGAAGCCCGATGCGCGTTTGTTCTGTTGGCTGAAAAAGCAGTCCCACATTATACCCCCATGCTCCTCCGTCACCTTCAATCGATGAAAAACCATCATACTTGACGCCCCCCAGATTTGACTGAACATCTCCGATCAACGATGCCGGCACCGCAGCTGCAGGAATACGGCCCGATTGAATCGCATTGAGAAAGACCAGCCCCATGTCCACTGCATTGCTCAGCTCCGCACTTGTGTGTGCATAGTTGAGTCCAACTCCGATGGATAGCCAGTCCTTATAACGGTAGGCCAAGGTCGGCTGAATGTTCACATCCTGCAACTCCGAATAGTCCGCAATATACCTCCCAAACCACTGGTTGCCCCACTCTGTCGCCAGGCCAAACGGAACGCTCACACCCAGACCCAGCACGAGATTTTCATTCATGGGCTGGGAATAATAAAGGTTGGGAACCAGGGCTTTCTCTGAGGTCGTCGAATCTCCACCCTGGGTTGGCAAGGCCAACGTCGTTGTTCCACGGTTGTTAACATCCGCATCCGGTGTGACCGAATGAACACCAATCTGGATTTGGGCACCTTCCAACAGTGTCAATGCTGCGGGGTTCGAAAAAATCGCGGAGTTGTCCTCCGCCGCCGCAGCCCCTGCCGCAAAAGCATTTCCAAGTCCGGAAACGGATTGTTCCTGAAGTGCAAATCCCGAGGCATCGGCCATCGATGTCATGAGTCCAAGACCACACATGAACGTGGTCACCGCTTTGAATGAATAGGTCATTTCGCTGTCTTCCGGGTTAAGTTGAAAGGCCGGGCTTTACCCGGTCCACGGGACCACCTGCAATCAAACCCATTCAAAGCTCCTACAGGTATCTCGGGAAAAATGCTGATGCGGCAAATTAGTTTCCCGAATGCATCATTACAAGAACTTATCTAAATGTGTATTCTTATTAATATTCCTAATATTAAATATACTCATACCTTATGCCAGTTCTCGCATTTCGGAATTTCGACTCATGCAAAACCGCAACATGGCTCATGGGGGAGCATTCCCCAATACGCTCCATCCCTTTTCCCTGCGCCACCCCGAATCTGACGGTCCGCACGCTCTGCCAATTGTGACCCGTTCACATTCCCCCAAAACTCATCGCCATGGCCGATTCCCCATACCCCCGCTTTCTGATCCTCTGCATCCTTTTCCTACTGCTCACCCACCCCTGCACCGCCGCGTTTCAATTTTGCAAGAACAGTACAGCGACTCCCATCGTCGTGGATCCCACCTCACCGGCTCCCATCCAGAGGGCTGCGCAAGACCTTGTGAACGATATTGAGCGCGTGACGGGTCACAGACCCGAGCTACTGCATCACCTGCCGACCCACAACACCGACTGCGTGCTGGTCGCCACCCAGCACAGTGAACTCGTGCAGCAGATCCTCCCTGAAGAGTCCGCCAGCAGCCTGCAGGCGCTCAACGGGCAATGGGAGCGCTTTTTCATCCAGGAAATACATTCTCCTTCCCCAAAGCGCAGCATCCTGCTCATCACTGGCAGTGACCTTCGC comes from Puniceicoccaceae bacterium and encodes:
- a CDS encoding outer membrane protein transport protein, with the translated sequence MTYSFKAVTTFMCGLGLMTSMADASGFALQEQSVSGLGNAFAAGAAAAEDNSAIFSNPAALTLLEGAQIQIGVHSVTPDADVNNRGTTTLALPTQGGDSTTSEKALVPNLYYSQPMNENLVLGLGVSVPFGLATEWGNQWFGRYIADYSELQDVNIQPTLAYRYKDWLSIGVGLNYAHTSAELSNAVDMGLVFLNAIQSGRIPAAAVPASLIGDVQSNLGGVKYDGFSSIEGDGGAWGYNVGLLFQPTEQTRIGLHYRSAINVDLEGDVTFEVGALSSILGPNFPNQKGRVDLELPSISNLSVHHQLNAKWAIMADAQFTTWSSFESLVIEFEKATPPTSVVPENWEDVWRFSAGVSFQATDALKLRAGVAWDESPVPSPAYRSPRIPDSDRTWISAGLGYAFSEAFQLNAAATMIFVDDAQIDNDTHAAAYHMRADMKASVTIFSVSGVYQF